From a region of the Tachypleus tridentatus isolate NWPU-2018 chromosome 1, ASM421037v1, whole genome shotgun sequence genome:
- the LOC143231078 gene encoding Fanconi anemia group A protein homolog, producing the protein MLLHCCIVESRKHAEDNPYPVLLCDAELKEIESAIIFIKTLVKNEFSIPEFVLLLSVEPVVPLELLSKLDDAGIIPVEAFLQQLISKSHLVAAFSKAVCKICYQVNASLPRLHNVCSVVISSLVMCAYFGDFSQNRSLVKVTRLILDTLTKRYLENQEACSGMKINFISELIKNPLVDRSVIQSFGSHVLTLMLNHSPTVRVTCALRDQHKWSWKTADPILVGLVQKIMSVLSPEKVLNCLECVLEGQEVNWKVLLMFTSLFLICHPKAATLLENFTEKLLQVAFEKLEMESLISSVLLVRQAALENLQVFPTYEEWFHKHFGDSETSIAVTPRTFAFLMKFLVDLAPYEPARYLKVHISRPPHVIPRCHQVFKDYVYLAKTRLKDFQETSDFGIYGNCEPTSDGQSNEPTTSKGLQKINQAVIDVEKSLELYENTNKVPTSILEASIFRKPYFIGSFLPELLKPRPLPDIPDTRIKFIEELKQIGKIPLNLYENYRKKSAKETEILLEGVMDVSFSDVMMEPQDDLKLTLEMLRKALEREKSSDSLRKGNFADISPLIAEISSKLQVIMDQVLSGEDRKQSVILIEDFKIISSHLLEVGSILIEGFVHCQQTAVMVTKDTSWDVLYVSMLSCFPALHPAIFSTLWNKLVSETASLKSQEIRSLSLLLLRLGQMGSLFPKLSYNRSFAPQLLPELLFDSISLNSEAQVKYYTDLTGAYLTWAVKASDLTEDPDRLPEYVSESLLKKFQFSLIRIHMELQGVIIGQVCKNQEPDTIFTKLYCGPMFQHWCQKATLDLPHWMKLEVQVQEDAGFAKSDRRLDYVRRMVISHFLPLAQDNGGCGGNIRHACSCVLEGLISLSPSLQMFFQFIIVLQELTHSLSIEWKSTQNGEPWLLKELERNVQKHSSITGSEVIDLHNTVDKFFRIVYALPQYLLLTDCLSVKPSSEVFQSLASKVNNYLRNYLCEDCFLSVSLTAHLVRALAQTSNQDDKLGGNVKQFLSLCPSFTAGLIIHWSLIGPFLRSVQSYSHTLSTLVHNIESVLSWSNEITDSSISVLPSGDFVMKWWCSLIIAQKIKQAMIPMSLVAKVSPEVLKDLVHFMMAHDASYSINNPSLYPPLLVKLFKISIRSSFVSTFFLPDSYQHSFVQTIVPTLVWSLCPAVCLSAVLQLWYSSEIREPDLEKHILVDWLLVLLTNLTRCNELHSDAITEDKPPPCLNIFDMNYFLEASIKTRRLVSSLPQDVIKLVPEDAWSHYLKELMHHSYP; encoded by the coding sequence ATGTTGTTACATTGCTGCATAGTTGAAAGTAGAAAGCATGCAGAAGATAATCCATACCCTGTACTTTTATGTGATGCAGAGTTAAAAGAAATAGAGAGTGCtatcatatttattaaaacattagttaAAAACGAATTTAGTATCCCAGAATTTGTACTACTTTTATCTGTTGAGCCAGTCGTACCTTTGGAGCTGCTGTCAAAGTTGGATGATGCAGGAATCATTCCTGTCGAAGCATTTTTACAACAACTAATCAGTAAAAGCCATCTTGTGGCTGCCTTCAGTAAAGCagtttgtaaaatatgttacCAAGTTAATGCTTCACTTCCAAGACTGCATAATGTTTGCTCTGTTGTCATTAGTTCTCTTGTTATGTGTGCATATTTTGGAGATTTTAGTCAGAACAGAAGTCTTGTAAAAGTGACTCGATTAATTTTAGATACATTAACAAAGAGATACCTTGAAAATCAAGAAGCTTGTAGtggaatgaaaataaatttcatttcagaGTTGATTAAAAACCCATTGGTTGATAGGTCAGTAATTCAGAGCTTTGGCAGTCATGTTCTAACACTGATGTTGAACCACAGTCCTACTGTAAGAGTTACTTGTGCATTAAGAGATCAACACAAATGGTCATGGAAAACAGCTGATCCCATTCTTGTTGGTCTTGTTCAGAAGATAATGTCTGTGTTGTCTCCTGAAAAAGTGTTAAACTGTTTAGAATGTGTTTTAGAAGGACAAGAAGTGAACTGGAAAGTTTTACTGATGTTTACATCATTGTTTCTAATTTGTCATCCAAAGGCAGCCACTCTTTTagaaaattttacagaaaaattacTGCAAGTGGCTTTTGAAAAACTAGAAATGGAAAGCCTTATAAGTTCAGTTCTTCTTGTTCGGCAGGCTGCACTAGAAAATTTGCAGGTATTTCCTACGTATGAAGAATGGTTCCACAAACATTTTGGTGATAGTGAAACATCTATAGCCGTAACTCCTCGAACCTTTGCctttttaatgaagtttttgGTAGATTTAGCTCCATATGAACCAGCGAGATATTTAAAGGTGCACATATCAAGGCCACCTCACGTTATTCCAAGGTGTCATCAGGTTTTTAAAGATTATGTTTATTTAGCTAAAACCAGACTTAAAGACTTTCAGGAAACTTCTGACTTTGGGATTTATGGGAACTGTGAGCCCACTTCAGATGGTCAGTCTAATGAACCAACAACAAGCAAAGGTCTTCAGAAGATAAATCAAGCAGTAATTGATGTAGAGAAATCTTTAGAGCTGTATGAAAACACTAATAAGGTTCCAACATCCATTTTGGAGGCAAGCATTTTTAGAAAACCATATTTCATTGGTAGTTTTTTACCTGAACTACTTAAACCAAGACCACTTCCAGACATTCCAGATACTCGAATAAAATTTATTGAAGAACTAAAACAAATTGGAAAAATTCCACTCAATTTGTATGAAAATTACAGAAAGAAATCTGCAAAAGAAACTGAAATACTGTTGGAAGGTGTGATGGATGTGTCGTTCAGTGATGTAATGATGGAGCCTCAGGATGATTTGAAATTGACCCTGGAGATGTTAAGGAAAGCTTTGGAAAGAGAAAAATCCTCAGATTCTCTCAGGAAAGGTAATTTTGCTGACATCTCTCCATTAATAGCAGAGATATCTAGTAAACTTCAAGTAATAATGGATCAAGTCTTGTCTGGTGAGGACAGAAAGCAGTCTGTAATCTTGATAGAAGATTTTAAGATTATTTCTTCACACTTATTAGAGGTTGGCTCAATCCTCATAGAAGGATTTGTACACTGTCAACAGACAGCTGTCATGGTGACGAAAGATACGTCCTGGGATGTTCTCTATGTTTCAATGCTCAGCTGTTTTCCTGCATTACACCCTGCAATATTTTCAACTCTTTGGAATAAACTTGTTTCAGAGACTGCAAGTTTAAAAAGCCAGGAAATAAGAAGTCTTTCACTTTTACTTCTAAGATTAGGTCAAATGGGAAGTTTATTTCCCAAGCTTTCATATAACAGATCTTTTGCACCACAGCTGTTGCCAGAGCTGTTGTTTGATTCTATTTCTTTAAACAGTGAAGCCCAAGTGAAATATTACACAGATCTGACTGGTGCTTATCTAACCTGGGCTGTCAAGGCTTCTGATTTAACAGAAGACCCTGATAGACTTCCTGAATATGTTTCAGAATCTTTGTTGAAAAAGTTTCAGTTTTCGTTGATCCGAATACACATGGAATTACAGGGAGTGATTATAGGACAGGTCTGTAAGAACCAAGAACCAGatacaatatttacaaagttATATTGTGGTCCTATGTTCCAACACTGGTGTCAGAAAGCTACTTTAGATCTTCCACACTGGATGAAATTGGAAGTACAAGTTCAAGAAGATGCAGGTTTTGCCAAATCGGATCGCAGGCTTGATTATGTTCGACGTATGGTTATTAGTCACTTCCTACCTTTAGCTCAAGATAATGGTGGTTGTGGTGGAAATATTAGGCATGCTTGTTCCTGTGTCTTGGAAGGTTTAATTTCACTCTCTCCATCCTTGCaaatgttctttcagtttataataGTTCTACAAGAATTAACTCATTCCTTGTCCATAGAAtggaaaagtacacaaaatgGTGAACCCTGGTTGCTGAAAGAACTAGAAAGAAATGTTCAGAAACATTCTTCAATTACAGGATCAGAGGTCATAGATCTCCATAATACAGTTGACAAGTTTTTTCGAATAGTATATGCTCTTCCACAGTATCTACTACTAACAGACTGTTTATCAGTAAAGCCATCTTCTGAAGTGTTTCAAAGTCTGGCCAGTAAAGTGAATAATTATCTAAGGAATTACTTATGTGAGGATTGTTTTTTATCAGTCTCTCTAACTGCTCACTTGGTCAGAGCACTTGCTCAAACTTCCAACCAAGATGACAAACTTGGTGGTAATGTTAAACAATTCTTGTCTTTGTGTCCATCATTTACTGCTGGGTTAATTATTCACTGGTCTTTAATTGGACCATTTTTAAGGTCTGTGCAGTCATACAGCCACACATTGTCTACTTTGGTGCACAATATTGAATCTGTCCTATCATGGAGTAATGAGATAACTGATAGTTCAATCTCAGTTCTACCTTCTGGAGATTTTGTTATGAAATGGTGGTGTAGCTTGATCATTGCCCAAAAAATTAAACAGGCTATGATTCCAATGAGTCTAGTTGCAAAAGTCAGTCCAGAAGTCTTGAAAGACTTGGTTCACTTCATGATGGCACATGATGCAAGCTATAGTATTAACAATCCTTCCTTGTACCCTCCTCTGTtagttaaactttttaaaatctcTATCAGATCTTCATTTGTGTCCACATTTTTCCTTCCTGATTCATACCAACATTCATTTGTTCAAACCATTGTGCCTACTTTGGTCTGGAGTCTTTGTCCAGCTGTGTGTTTAAGTGCTGTGCTCCAGCTGTGGTATTCATCAGAAATAAGAGAACCAGATTTAGAGAAACACATTTTAGTAGACTGGTTACTGGTGCTTCTAACAAACCTGACAAGATGCAATGAACTACACTCTGATGCAATCACAGAAGACAAACCACCAccatgtttaaacatttttgacaTGAATTATTTTCTTGAAGCATCCATCAAAACTAGAAGATTGGTTTCATCATTACCACAGGATGTTATTAAACTCGTACCTGAAGATGCCTGGAGCCATTATCTTAAGGAGTTAATGCATCATTCTTACCCCTAG